The genomic interval CGGGCTGGCGCTGATGGTCGCGGCCAGCATCGGCTGCATCTTCGCGCAGACGCTGCCGCAACTGATCGGCTTGCGTTTCCTGCAGGCGCTCGGCGGCGCCTCGGGCATGGTGATCAGCCGCGCCATCATCCGCGATCTCTACAGCCGCGACCGCGTCGGCGGCATGCTGAGTCTGGTGATCGCCGTGATGATGATCGCGCAGATGCTGAGCCCGCTCGCCGGCGGCGTGATCGAAACCGCGCTCGGCTGGCGCGCGATCTTCTACGCCGTCACCGCCGGCGCGATCGTCGTCGCCGCCGCGATCACGCTGGCGCTGCCGGAAACGAGCCGCCGCAGCACGCCCACCGCGCAGCGCGGCGGATTCCGCACCGACCTCCGGAGCCTGTTCGGCAGCCGCGCCTTCATCGGCTACGTGCTGTGCCAGGTGCTGGCGTCGGCGATCATCTTCATCTTCGCCGGTGGCGGCCCCTACGTCGTGGTGACGCAGATGGGCCGCAGCAGTGCCGAGTATGGCGCCTGGTTCGCCAGCTCCGGCTTCGCCTATCTGATGGGCAACGTGTTCTGCGTGAAATTCTCACCGCGGCATTCGCTCGACCGGTTGATCTGGTTCGGACTGGCGATGCAGATCGCCGGCGCGCTGCTCAATCTGGCGTGGGGCGTCCTCGGCTGGAATCAGGTGCCGAGCTGGCTGTTCGGCACCCACATGATCATCATGTTCGGCAATGCCGCGGTGATGGCCAACGCCGCCGCCGGCGCGATCAGCATCCGCCCGCAGGCCGCCGGGACCGCATCCGGACTGATGGGCTTCACCCAATTCGGGTTCGGCTCGCTGTGCTCGCAGGCCGGCGCCTGGCTCGGCGGTCATTTCGCGACGCCGTTGCCGCTCAACATCGCGATCTTCGGAACGGCACTCGCCTGCGCCTCGGCGATGATCTTCCTGGTGCCGCGCCGCAATCTGATCGCGACCGAGGAAATGATCGAGAAGGCGGAAGAAGAGACGCTGGTGTAGAGCGGCGGTCCT from Rhodopseudomonas palustris carries:
- a CDS encoding multidrug effflux MFS transporter; the protein is MHGIVGRYATIDASRRDLPPSKLLLLLLVLMNGAAPIALYIFVPALPVLASDFSSDISVAQMTVSLYMVGLACSQLIMGPLSDRFGRRPVLLGGLALMVAASIGCIFAQTLPQLIGLRFLQALGGASGMVISRAIIRDLYSRDRVGGMLSLVIAVMMIAQMLSPLAGGVIETALGWRAIFYAVTAGAIVVAAAITLALPETSRRSTPTAQRGGFRTDLRSLFGSRAFIGYVLCQVLASAIIFIFAGGGPYVVVTQMGRSSAEYGAWFASSGFAYLMGNVFCVKFSPRHSLDRLIWFGLAMQIAGALLNLAWGVLGWNQVPSWLFGTHMIIMFGNAAVMANAAAGAISIRPQAAGTASGLMGFTQFGFGSLCSQAGAWLGGHFATPLPLNIAIFGTALACASAMIFLVPRRNLIATEEMIEKAEEETLV